GTAAAATAGTACTGTGGTGGAAAAAAGGGAAAGATCAGGACCACCCCATTTTTCACGATCCGATCTGAGCTGTTAGAGAAGATGGGTGAAAATAAACATTGTTCTCCCGTCAGTGGTTCTGATGGAACATACAGTGCCAGGGAAATAGCACAGCTCGCTCCAACACTTCAACACAACGCCAGCCTAGATAGGAGGGATTGAAGGAGCACTTATGAAAGTAAAGCCCTGACAAAATGGATATTTGTGGAAATAATTACCATCATAATGCTTATAAGGTAACAtgtaaataataactttggaAAGGGGTGAATGGAGTTATTTACTGATAGCAAGAACATTTGGAGCAATGATATGTTCCTAGGGCTAAAATTGTCTGCAGGGGTGTTATTTATTAAGCAACACTGTTCAAGACCAGAGGACCCAGAGGCTGCTTTCGATGTGGAAAGACACTGAGAAAAAtgtaaagaaaaataaataacatgaTGAGTGAAATAACCAACAGATCATTCCTATAAACTCACACCCATAAAAGAGGTCAGTCAGACAATCCTTAAAAACATGGATTGTGATGATTTCCATAACTGTAGAATTCAATAAAGGTACCTTCAAATATAAAAAATCTAGATCAAAAAATAAatgaatacatacagtatactataaaatgaaataaataaatgtggaaataaattataaaataaatgtcaaaatgtataaataaatacattaataagtacataaataaatatattgtCAAATGAATTGCTAAACTAACTGTTGTCTAAACCAACTGTTTTTGTATTgccctcattgactgggaggttGTGTAGTCCACAAGCTTATACTCCTAATAATCAGCCATTCTTTCTGACTGGCAGTCACCACAATACGGACACACTCAATGTCAAAGGCAATCTTGTGGTCCACGTCTTGAACCTCAATGTTGCCATATTTAAACTCCCCTAAAGTGATGTAGGAAGAACACTGCCTTCCTCTCTTTGTCCCCACCAGCTTCTCTCCTACTTCCAGAGCTCCATGGTGCAGGATATCGTTCTGACGATCGTCCGTTCCTGTCACGATTTTGATTTTGCTTATTTTAGTTGATTTGTTAAAGACTATGACAAAGAAGTCTCCGGTAGAAGGGGGTTTCCCCCAAAAGTATTCGTCCACACTGCTGTAAGCCTTGGTGGCGTCATAATTTTCAAATACATTAATGTTTGTGTACAGGCTGGCAGGAGGGTTGTCAGGGATATCAATGGAGTCTTCTTCAAAGTCATCATCCTTCAACTTGTTCTCTGCCCCCTTATATGAGGAGTAGTAGCCCATGTGCTGGAACAAGGAGGGCTTGAAGCGGATCACGTCTTTCTGGGCCAGCAGATCCCGGAAGTGAATGAGGAGCCAGTCACAGGGCATTTCCTGGTAGAACATGAGCAGGAAGTGGGCCAGGCGTGGCAGGTCTCTTGAGTGGTAGAGCTTCCCTATGTAGCCAAGCTTGGAGAACTCCAGCATCACCCAGTAGGAGCCTTCCCTGGAGGTGACCACCTTCTTCAGGGATGTCAGAAAGTTCCGTGAGCAGCGCACATCGTCCTCCAGCATCATGTAGAAATCAGAAAGGTTGGTGCAGAAATTGAGGAGGAAGGCATAGTCCACGTTCTGCTTGGAGCGGAAGCGTACCCTGTCCTCTGGGTCATTGTAGTTCCTTTTTAGCCCAACCAGTGATGGATAGTACTCCTCAGGGGCATGGATCACCAGGAGACGCCCAGCAATGATGTGGTGGGCAAACTTCCTGGAGATGTCCTGCACCAGGTTTTCACACCAGGCCAGGTCAAAGTCCGCCAGGTGGACCACCACCACAATCTCTTTCAGCTCCTCATAACTGGACTGGTCAAAAATGGATTTGATCGTCTCCATGAGGTAATTTCCTCTTTTTCTTTTCACAGATGACAACCCAATGGTTAGATATTCTAGAAACACAAACATCTATATTATTATAGCGTACATTGAAAACATTATTTGTgaaataataaaacatttaaaaaaaacatatacagtaccagccaaaagtttggacacacctactcattcaagggtttttctttatttttactattttctacattgtagaataacagtgaagacatcaaaactatgaaataacaaattttagtcatttagcagacactcttatccagagcgacttacagttagtgaatagtatttttttttttatactggccccccgtgggaatctaacccacaaccctggcgttgcaaacgccatgctctatcaactgagctacatccctgccggccattccctcccctaccctgggccaattgtgcgccgcccatgagtctcccggtcacagccagctgcgacagagccttgattcgaaccaggatctctagtggcacaattagcactgcgatgcagtgccttagaccactgcgccactcaggagacatatggaatcatgtagtaaccaaaaaggtgttaaacaaatcaaaatatattttatatttgagattcttcaaagtagccaccctttgccttgatgacagctttgcacactcttggcattctctcaaccagcttcacctggaatgcttttccaacaaggagttcccacatatcctGAGCACACATCCtgagctgcttttccttccctctgcggtccaactcatcccaaactatctcaattgggttgaggtcgggtgattgtggaggccaagtcatctgatgcagcactccatcactctccttcttggtcaaatagcccttacacagcctggaggtgtgttgggtcattgtcctgttgagaaATCAAATTATAGTCCcagtaagcccaaaccagatgggatggcgtatctctgcagaatgctgtggtagccatgctggttaatggtgccttgaattctaaataaatcaccaacagtgtcaccagcaaagcacccccacaccatcacacctcctccatgtttcacggtgggaaccacacatgcggagatcatccgttcacctactctgcgtctcacaaagacacggcggttggaacaaaacatctcaaatttggactcatcagaccaaagaacagatttccactggtctaatgtccattgctcgtgtttcttggcccaagcaagtctcttcttcttattggtgtcctttagtagtggtttctttgcagcaattcgaccatgaaggcctgattcacgcagtctcctctgaacagttgatgttgagatgtgtctgttacttgaactctgtgaagcatttatttgagctgcaatctgaggtgcagttaactctaatgaacttatcctctgcagcagaggtaactctgggtcttcctttcttgtggcggtcctcatgagagccagtttcatcatagcgcttgatggtttttgcaactgcgcttgaagaaactttaaaagttccgGAAATGttacggattgactgaccttcatgtcttaaagtaatgatggacagtcgtttctctttgcttatttgaactgttcttgtcataatatggacttggtcttttaccaaatagggctatcttctgtataccacccctaccttgtcacaacacaactgattggatcaaacgcattcagaaggaaagaaattccacaaattaacttttaacatggcacacctgttaattgaaatgcattccaggtgactacctcatgaagctggttgagagaatgccaagagtgtgcaaagctgtcatcaaggcaaagagtggctactttaaagaatctcaaatataaaatatattctgatttgtttaacacttttttggttactacatgattccatatttgttatttcattgttttgatgtcttcactattattctacaatgtagaaaatagtaaaaataaagaaaaacccttgaatgagtaggtgtgtccaaacttttgactggtactgtatatatagtgaaAGATGAAAGTGACCAAGGTAAAACAACATGTATTGACAGTCAAAGATACAATTACTCTTTCGGGGCAGTGGGTTCCCAGCGAGGTAACGATATGTGACGTTTATGGTTCCAGAGAAATTAGTGAGGTCTCTGAAGGTGTGAACATATCTCTCAGAGTTTGAAGGATGCATTGATGTCTCTCTCAGCGGTCTTTTATCCTCCTCCTACAACACAGAACAAAGACAACAGATCAGATGAGATGACTTCACATAGTGAATGACAAACAAACCAAGGTCTCATCTCAgctacagacaaacacacacagcaaagTCAACTAATTTCCTTGACATGTCTCATATCCGTCTGTAAATAATACAGAGGTAAAAATAACACATTTTGGTTTTAAAACTCCTTAAGAATATCCTGTATAAAAAGAAAAAGTAAGGGTTAGCCAACCGATAATAAATGTAGATACGTCATACTGATTTCAAAGAGTTCTAAAACCATTGAGGCGTTTTTCATTGCCAAGGAAATTGACTTTGTGAGAGCACAAGGTCATTGAAAATATGCAAAAACTCCTCAATAATTTAAATAACAAATACGGATAATGTGTTATGATCACCAAGATGTGATGGCAtcatgaataaaaaataaatcatcGACTCTGCGTCCACATCATGAAAATATGTTGCCTTTTGAAAACAAGTAATTCTAAAAGGGACAACATGGTTAAATACTAGAGTGAACTTGTGGATGAAAATGATGCTGtttgaaggagaggagagaggtagaagagGGTAGTCCACCGTCAGATGTTTTAATACCCAAAAATATATCTAATTTGGAATCCATATTCTATGCCATCTGCTGTGTGGATCCTACATCAGCGGGAATCTGCAGGCCTCAATCCCAAAATCATGGAACAGAGAGGCACCATCTAAATAGTCGTAATTATATTGTGCCTATTTAATTAT
The sequence above is a segment of the Coregonus clupeaformis isolate EN_2021a chromosome 19, ASM2061545v1, whole genome shotgun sequence genome. Coding sequences within it:
- the LOC121531664 gene encoding alpha-1,3-mannosyl-glycoprotein 4-beta-N-acetylglucosaminyltransferase C-like; this encodes MRLVWKSLDKMRCFRKRSTIPFLGVLITCLLFLNLYMEDGYVLEEDKRPLRETSMHPSNSERYVHTFRDLTNFSGTINVTYRYLAGNPLPRKKYLTIGLSSVKRKRGNYLMETIKSIFDQSSYEELKEIVVVVHLADFDLAWCENLVQDISRKFAHHIIAGRLLVIHAPEEYYPSLVGLKRNYNDPEDRVRFRSKQNVDYAFLLNFCTNLSDFYMMLEDDVRCSRNFLTSLKKVVTSREGSYWVMLEFSKLGYIGKLYHSRDLPRLAHFLLMFYQEMPCDWLLIHFRDLLAQKDVIRFKPSLFQHMGYYSSYKGAENKLKDDDFEEDSIDIPDNPPASLYTNINVFENYDATKAYSSVDEYFWGKPPSTGDFFVIVFNKSTKISKIKIVTGTDDRQNDILHHGALEVGEKLVGTKRGRQCSSYITLGEFKYGNIEVQDVDHKIAFDIECVRIVVTASQKEWLIIRSISLWTTQPPSQ